Proteins from a single region of Caloramator sp. E03:
- the guaA gene encoding glutamine-hydrolyzing GMP synthase, with protein MNQELIIVIDFGGQYNQLIARRVRECRVYCEIVPYSTPIDNIISKNPKGIIFTGGPNSVYDEGAPRIDKRIFELNIPILGICYGAQLIAHTLGGQVLGTDIREYGNTKVKFDVKSPIFKDLPEESVCWMSHTDQIINLPEGFTITAFSENCKVAAMENDNLKIYGLQFHPEVKHSEYGFNMIKNFLYNVCKVSGSWSMASFIDEKVKEIKNIVKDKKVICALSGGVDSSVAAVLVHKAIGKQLTCIFVDHGLLRKNEAQEVYTTFKNKFDMDLIMVDASKRFLGKLSGVSDPESKRKIIGEEFIRVFEEEAGKLQGIEFLVQGTIYPDVVESGTGTSATIKSHHNVGGLPEDLNFKLIEPLRELFKDEVREVGRNLGIPEDIVSRQPFPGPGLAIRVLGEVTEEKLNLVRETDFILRDEIKKAGLDKEIWQYFTVLPDIRSVGVMGDERTYSHTIAIRAVESVDGMTSDWFRIPYNVLAKISSRIVNEVKGVNRVVYDITSKPPATIEWE; from the coding sequence ATGAATCAGGAATTGATAATAGTTATTGATTTTGGAGGGCAGTATAATCAGCTTATTGCAAGAAGGGTTAGAGAGTGCAGAGTTTATTGTGAAATAGTTCCCTACAGTACCCCTATAGATAATATAATTTCTAAAAATCCTAAGGGAATAATATTTACTGGAGGTCCTAACAGCGTTTATGATGAAGGAGCCCCAAGAATTGATAAGAGGATATTTGAGCTCAACATACCAATCCTTGGAATATGCTATGGTGCTCAGTTAATTGCCCATACATTAGGAGGACAGGTTTTAGGAACGGATATTAGGGAATATGGAAATACTAAAGTTAAATTTGATGTTAAGTCTCCTATTTTTAAAGACTTGCCAGAGGAAAGTGTATGCTGGATGAGCCATACGGATCAGATTATAAATCTACCTGAGGGATTTACTATTACAGCATTCAGTGAAAATTGTAAAGTTGCAGCTATGGAAAACGATAATTTAAAAATTTATGGTCTTCAATTTCATCCTGAGGTAAAGCACTCTGAATATGGCTTTAATATGATAAAAAACTTCTTATATAACGTATGCAAAGTTAGTGGAAGCTGGAGTATGGCTTCATTTATAGATGAAAAAGTCAAAGAAATTAAAAATATAGTTAAAGATAAAAAGGTTATATGTGCTTTATCAGGAGGGGTTGATTCTTCTGTTGCAGCTGTTCTTGTTCACAAAGCTATTGGAAAGCAGCTTACCTGTATATTTGTTGACCATGGCCTTTTAAGAAAAAATGAGGCACAGGAAGTATATACTACTTTTAAAAATAAGTTTGATATGGATCTTATTATGGTTGATGCTTCTAAGAGATTTTTAGGCAAGCTAAGTGGAGTATCTGACCCTGAAAGTAAGAGAAAGATAATAGGGGAAGAATTTATTAGGGTATTTGAAGAGGAAGCAGGAAAGCTTCAGGGAATAGAATTTTTAGTACAGGGAACAATTTATCCTGATGTTGTTGAAAGTGGCACAGGAACATCAGCTACAATAAAGAGCCATCACAATGTTGGAGGACTTCCAGAGGACCTTAATTTTAAACTTATAGAGCCATTAAGAGAGCTATTTAAGGATGAGGTTAGGGAAGTTGGAAGAAATCTTGGAATTCCTGAGGATATAGTATCACGACAGCCATTTCCAGGTCCTGGTCTTGCAATAAGGGTTTTAGGTGAAGTTACAGAGGAAAAACTTAATTTGGTAAGGGAAACTGACTTTATATTAAGAGATGAGATTAAAAAGGCAGGACTTGATAAGGAAATATGGCAGTACTTTACCGTTCTTCCCGATATAAGAAGTGTCGGAGTTATGGGTGATGAGAGAACCTATTCCCATACTATTGCAATAAGGGCAGTTGAAAGCGTTGATGGAATGACATCAGACTGGTTTAGGATTCCATACAATGTACTTGCAAAAATATCCTCAAGAATAGTAAATGAAGTTAAAGGAGTAAATAGGGTTGTTTACGATATTACAAGCAAACCACCAGCAACTATAGAGTGGGAATAA
- a CDS encoding NAD(P)H-dependent oxidoreductase, translated as MLGLNYKLQELERMGKFICTGIIGAGQMGRGMVSQMILMSGMKPSIVVDINLERARQAFISAGISEGEILIPKTQEQADEWMKKGKFIITDNSDFATKSEVIQVVIEATGVTEVGAKIALDTIMNKKHIVMLNAETDAVVGPLLKKLADNAGVVYTGAAGDEPGAVKELYDFAVAMGFDVRVIGKGKNNKLDFDCNPDTVLEEATKRGVSPHMLAAFKEGSKTMVELAVMSNATGYVPDIRGAHGIAGKVDELPSKLSLKEEGGVLNKYGVVEFVNGIAPGVFVIVTSKLPEVKKEMEYLSMGKGPNYILYRPYHLCSLETPLSAAKAVLDHQATIAPLNGLVSEVITVAKKDLKAGQNLDGIGGYTVYGTIERAEIAKELNALPVGLVNKNTILKKDVKKGEIITYDMVELREDSLLLQLRRLQDKMFNL; from the coding sequence ATGTTGGGATTAAATTACAAACTTCAGGAATTAGAAAGAATGGGAAAATTTATTTGCACTGGTATTATTGGTGCTGGACAAATGGGAAGAGGTATGGTTAGTCAGATGATACTGATGAGTGGTATGAAACCTTCAATAGTTGTTGATATTAACTTAGAAAGAGCTAGACAAGCATTTATCAGTGCTGGAATTAGTGAAGGAGAGATACTTATACCTAAAACACAAGAACAAGCGGATGAATGGATGAAAAAAGGAAAATTTATTATTACAGACAATAGTGATTTCGCTACTAAATCAGAAGTTATTCAAGTAGTTATAGAAGCGACAGGTGTAACTGAAGTAGGAGCTAAAATCGCTCTTGATACGATAATGAATAAGAAACATATTGTAATGTTAAATGCAGAAACCGATGCTGTAGTAGGTCCATTACTTAAAAAACTAGCTGATAATGCAGGGGTAGTATATACAGGAGCAGCTGGAGATGAACCAGGAGCTGTAAAGGAATTATATGATTTTGCGGTAGCAATGGGATTTGATGTTAGAGTAATAGGAAAAGGTAAGAACAACAAACTGGATTTTGATTGCAACCCAGATACAGTATTGGAGGAAGCAACAAAAAGAGGTGTTAGTCCTCATATGCTTGCAGCCTTTAAAGAAGGAAGCAAAACAATGGTTGAGTTGGCGGTTATGTCAAATGCAACAGGTTATGTTCCAGATATAAGAGGAGCTCATGGTATTGCTGGTAAAGTAGATGAATTGCCAAGCAAGCTAAGTTTAAAAGAAGAGGGTGGTGTGCTTAATAAATATGGTGTAGTAGAATTTGTTAACGGAATTGCACCGGGGGTATTTGTAATTGTAACAAGCAAACTTCCTGAAGTAAAAAAAGAGATGGAATACCTAAGCATGGGAAAGGGTCCAAACTATATATTATATAGACCATATCATCTATGTAGCTTAGAAACTCCATTATCAGCAGCTAAGGCAGTATTAGATCATCAGGCAACAATAGCACCATTAAACGGATTAGTTTCTGAAGTAATTACAGTTGCTAAAAAGGATTTAAAAGCGGGGCAAAATTTAGATGGAATAGGTGGATATACTGTCTATGGAACAATTGAGAGAGCGGAAATAGCTAAAGAGTTAAATGCACTGCCAGTTGGATTAGTAAATAAGAACACTATTTTAAAGAAAGATGTAAAGAAAGGTGAGATTATTACTTACGATATGGTTGAATTAAGAGAAGATTCACTGCTTCTTCAATTAAGAAGACTTCAGGATAAAATGTTTAACCTATAA
- the srlA gene encoding PTS glucitol/sorbitol transporter subunit IIC translates to MGLAKFAEAFIGLFQKGGETFVGLVSGILPTLIVLITAVNGLIQIIGEERVNKVAKLATKNFITRYTVFPIMAVFFLGNPMCYSFGRFVDEKYKPAFYDAAVSFVHPITGLFPHANPAELFVYMGIAQGITTLGLPLGKLALRYFLVGVIVIFIRGIITEKITAYMLNKNAQLTTKTLETM, encoded by the coding sequence ATGGGCTTAGCAAAATTTGCAGAGGCATTTATAGGATTATTTCAAAAGGGTGGAGAGACTTTTGTCGGTTTAGTAAGTGGTATTTTACCAACACTTATAGTATTAATAACTGCAGTTAATGGTTTAATTCAAATTATAGGAGAAGAGAGAGTAAACAAAGTAGCAAAATTAGCAACAAAAAACTTTATTACAAGATATACAGTATTCCCAATTATGGCGGTATTTTTTCTTGGGAATCCAATGTGTTATTCTTTTGGTAGATTTGTCGATGAGAAGTATAAGCCGGCTTTTTATGATGCAGCAGTATCTTTCGTACATCCTATTACTGGTTTATTTCCACATGCAAATCCAGCAGAATTATTTGTTTATATGGGAATTGCACAGGGAATTACCACTTTAGGGTTACCTTTAGGAAAATTAGCACTGAGATATTTTTTAGTTGGAGTTATTGTCATCTTTATTAGAGGAATAATAACAGAAAAGATAACAGCTTATATGTTAAATAAAAACGCACAATTAACAACAAAAACATTAGAAACTATGTAA
- a CDS encoding transposase, translating into MLDEDSKLALQVMFSYNSDLAIAHTLKEKLLKITETASSSKEAHVLLKEWIRLAQNSRLKEFERCANTYIRYFNEIVNSFDIPYTNACTEGFNNKIKVIKRNAFGFKKL; encoded by the coding sequence TTGCTTGATGAAGATTCAAAATTAGCTTTGCAAGTTATGTTTTCTTACAATAGTGATTTAGCTATTGCTCACACATTAAAGGAAAAACTTTTAAAAATAACTGAAACTGCCTCTTCTTCTAAAGAAGCTCATGTTTTATTAAAGGAATGGATAAGACTTGCACAAAACAGTAGGCTTAAAGAATTTGAAAGATGTGCTAATACTTATATTAGATATTTTAATGAAATAGTAAATTCTTTTGATATACCATATACAAATGCTTGTACTGAAGGTTTTAATAACAAAATTAAAGTTATTAAAAGAAATGCCTTCGGCTTTAAAAAACTTTGA
- a CDS encoding transposase: protein MERTKKIIDVIKDRQFHVLSNYFKKIKNRDSVEYFICDMWQPYIDLDKTYFKNAIIVIDKFHYIRHAMWAVEAVRKHIQKELSVKLRKYFKKAKNLFLKDLTCLMKIQN from the coding sequence TTGGAAAGAACCAAAAAAATCATCGATGTTATTAAAGACAGACAGTTTCACGTCCTATCGAACTACTTTAAAAAAATTAAAAATCGCGATAGCGTTGAATATTTTATTTGTGATATGTGGCAACCTTATATTGATTTAGATAAAACTTACTTTAAAAATGCCATTATTGTTATTGATAAATTTCATTATATTAGGCATGCTATGTGGGCTGTAGAAGCAGTTAGAAAACATATACAAAAAGAGCTATCTGTTAAATTAAGAAAATACTTTAAAAAAGCAAAAAACTTATTCTTAAAAGATCTAACTTGCTTGATGAAGATTCAAAATTAG
- a CDS encoding IS1182 family transposase (programmed frameshift) — protein sequence MINEIKSKQQKLEMVYIENLVPQDHILRKIDKYIDFSFIREITKDLYCHDNGRPAVDPVVLFKMLFIGYLFGIRSERQLVRDIEVNIAYRWFLGFSLTDKIPDHSTISQNRRRRFKNTDICQKIFDNIVLQAISHGLVEGKILYTDSTHLKANANKRKFIEKEVEKSVKDYMSELDKAIDEDRIAHGKKPLKKIKRTSETKTIRASTTDPESGYMIRDGKPEGFFYLDHRTVDSKHNIIVDVYVTPGNVNDVDPYLSRIDRIINTFDFKVKYVGLDAGYFTNYICKGLSDRNILYAIATKLGPHEKGKYTKNKFQYIREWDVYACPNNYFLKYKTTTRQGYKEYVCNKEICSNCRLKDKCLTGKSEFRTIRRHVWEEYKDKNIAFLKTDKGKRIYKRRKETIERSFADSKELHGLRYCRFRGLSKVSEQCLLTAAVQNMKKIARVLSLLFFRSINKIFMLKSKNLFKYFYAAA from the exons ATGATTAATGAAATTAAATCCAAACAACAAAAATTGGAAATGGTTTACATTGAAAATTTAGTTCCACAAGATCATATATTAAGGAAAATTGATAAATATATTGATTTCTCTTTTATTAGGGAAATAACTAAAGACTTATATTGCCATGATAATGGTAGACCAGCTGTGGATCCTGTTGTTCTTTTTAAAATGTTATTTATTGGATATTTATTTGGTATTAGATCAGAGCGGCAGCTCGTTAGAGATATTGAAGTTAATATTGCATATAGATGGTTTTTAGGATTTTCACTTACTGATAAGATTCCTGATCATTCAACTATTAGTCAAAATAGAAGAAGACGTTTTAAAAATACTGATATATGTCAAAAGATTTTTGATAATATTGTTTTACAAGCTATATCTCATGGTTTAGTTGAAGGAAAAATTCTTTATACTGACTCAACACATCTTAAGGCTAACGCCAATAAAAGAAAATTTATTGAAAAAGAAGTTGAAAAATCCGTTAAAGATTATATGTCAGAACTTGACAAAGCAATTGATGAAGATAGGATTGCTCATGGAAAAAAACCTCTAAAAAAAATTAAAAGAACATCAGAAACTAAAACTATAAGAGCAAGTACTACAGATCCTGAAAGTGGTTATATGATAAGAGATGGAAAGCCTGAAG GTTTTTTTTACTTAGATCATAGAACTGTAGATAGTAAGCATAATATAATTGTAGATGTTTATGTTACTCCTGGAAATGTAAATGATGTAGACCCTTATTTAAGTAGAATTGATAGAATCATTAACACATTTGATTTTAAAGTGAAATATGTTGGATTAGATGCTGGGTATTTTACAAACTATATTTGTAAAGGTCTTTCAGATAGAAATATATTATATGCGATAGCTACTAAATTAGGTCCTCATGAAAAAGGTAAATATACAAAAAATAAATTTCAGTACATAAGAGAATGGGATGTTTATGCCTGTCCAAATAATTATTTTTTAAAATACAAGACTACTACCCGTCAGGGATATAAAGAATATGTTTGCAATAAAGAAATTTGTTCAAATTGTAGATTAAAAGATAAGTGTTTAACTGGGAAGAGTGAATTTAGAACTATTAGACGTCATGTATGGGAAGAATATAAAGATAAAAATATTGCTTTTTTAAAAACTGATAAAGGTAAAAGAATATACAAAAGAAGAAAGGAAACTATAGAGCGAAGCTTTGCAGATTCGAAAGAATTACATGGGCTTCGCTATTGCCGCTTCCGCGGATTATCTAAAGTAAGCGAACAATGCTTACTTACAGCAGCAGTTCAAAATATGAAAAAGATCGCAAGGGTGCTATCCCTTTTATTTTTTAGAAGTATTAATAAAATATTTATGTTAAAATCAAAAAATCTTTTTAAATATTTTTATGCTGCCGCATAA
- the srlE gene encoding PTS glucitol/sorbitol transporter subunit IIB, with translation MYNCVKIEKGPNGWGGPLIIQPTEKRNKIVSVTGHEIHPIAKKIAELTNGELVNGFVTGVPEDEIAVVVVDCGGTARCGVYPKKRIYTVNIMPVGQAGPLAKYITEDIYVSDVKEANISLYSGVINKTETAKLTKEEKNIYKNKQAQNGKQNFLVKLGNGIGDVVGKFYQAGRETIESVIKNILPFMAFVSMLIGIILKSGIGDFIAKTVTPYVGSLPGLLIISVICSIPVLSPILGPGAVIAQVVGVLIGVEIGKGNIPPQYALPALFAINAQVGGDFVPVGLSLGEASPETIEVGVPSVLFSRLITGPLAVLIAYFMGIGLY, from the coding sequence ATGTATAATTGTGTAAAAATAGAAAAAGGTCCAAATGGCTGGGGAGGACCGTTAATCATACAGCCTACAGAAAAGAGAAATAAAATTGTAAGTGTAACAGGGCATGAAATACATCCTATAGCTAAGAAAATTGCAGAGTTGACCAATGGAGAATTAGTAAATGGCTTTGTAACGGGTGTACCTGAGGATGAAATAGCAGTAGTAGTTGTTGACTGTGGAGGTACAGCAAGATGTGGTGTGTATCCTAAGAAAAGAATTTATACTGTAAATATTATGCCGGTTGGACAAGCAGGCCCATTAGCTAAATATATTACAGAGGATATTTATGTGTCAGATGTTAAGGAAGCAAATATTTCATTATATAGTGGAGTAATTAATAAAACAGAAACAGCTAAATTAACAAAAGAAGAGAAAAACATTTATAAAAATAAACAAGCACAAAATGGTAAACAAAATTTCTTAGTTAAACTAGGAAATGGAATTGGAGATGTAGTAGGTAAGTTTTATCAAGCAGGAAGGGAAACAATTGAATCAGTTATTAAAAATATTCTTCCATTCATGGCTTTTGTAAGTATGCTAATTGGAATAATATTAAAGTCTGGAATAGGAGATTTTATAGCAAAAACAGTTACACCATATGTTGGCTCACTACCAGGATTACTGATTATATCAGTAATATGTTCTATTCCAGTTTTATCACCAATACTAGGACCAGGGGCAGTAATAGCTCAGGTAGTAGGAGTGTTAATTGGTGTAGAGATAGGTAAGGGGAATATACCGCCACAATATGCATTACCAGCATTATTTGCAATAAATGCTCAAGTTGGAGGGGACTTTGTACCAGTAGGGTTAAGTTTAGGAGAGGCTTCACCGGAAACTATAGAAGTAGGTGTACCTTCAGTGTTGTTTTCAAGACTCATAACTGGGCCATTAGCAGTACTAATTGCTTATTTTATGGGTATTGGCTTATATTAG